A window of the Hypomesus transpacificus isolate Combined female chromosome 8, fHypTra1, whole genome shotgun sequence genome harbors these coding sequences:
- the LOC124470395 gene encoding putative proline-rich protein 21, translating to MKLLKKETLKSPQCLVIHTETNDLHSLRKDTADAIKKMAEQASMEFPNTRIVVSTLPPRRSEEDVPPCLMSTWPSTQPLAPGTFMTGSMFTKRRWGYLQRPSKMQPWDAAPQPPPLLGASETTLLLPTTTLESSPLLRGDTTIQPGHPTPHTATTSPLGGTTRGDHLPPPKLLPTNPLHTHSSGTMLQPLVPLYIHSSGAMLQPLVPLYIHSSGAMLQPLVPLYTHSSGAMLQPLVPLHTHSSGAMLQPLVPLYIQSSRAMLQPLDPLYIHSSRAMLQL from the coding sequence ATGAAGCTGCTGAAAAAGGAGACCCTCAAGAGCCCTCAGTGCCTGGTGATCCACACAGAAACCAACGACCTGCACAGCCTCCGAAAGGACACCGCTGACGCAATAAAGAAGATGGCGGAGCAGGCCAGTATGGAGTTCCCTAATACCCGAATTGTGGTCTCCACTCTACCTCCTAGGAGGTCAGAAGAGGATGTTCCACCTTGCCTAATGTCCACCTGGCCTTCCACCCAACCATTGGCACCTGGGACCTTTATGACGGGCTCCATGTTCACAAAGAGAAGGTGGGGATATTTGCAAAGACCCTCAAAGATGCAGCCCTGGGACGCAGCCCCTCAACCTCCTCCCCTACTGGGAGCTTCAGAGACCACCCTCCTCCTACCCACCACCACCCTAGAATCATCCCCCCTGCTGCGAGGAGACACAACAATCCAGCCTGGACATCCCACTCCCCACACAGCCACCACCTCACCACTGGGAGGCACAACCAGAGGAGACCACCTTCCCCCTCCCAAACTTCTGCCTAccaaccccctccacacccacagCAGCGGAACAATGCTGCAGCCCCTTGTCCCCCTCTACATCCACAGCAGCGGAGCTATGCTGCAGCCCCTTGTCCCCCTCTACATCCACAGCAGCGGAGCTATGCTGCAGCCCCTTGTCCCCCTCTACACCCACAGCAGCGGAGCTATGCTGCAGCCCCTtgtccccctccacacccacagCAGCGGAGCTATGCTGCAGCCCCTTGTCCCCCTCTACATCCAAAGCAGCAGAGCTATGCTGCAGCCCCTTGACCCCCTCTACATCCACAGCAGCAGAGCTATGCTGCAGCTGTAG